A stretch of the bacterium genome encodes the following:
- a CDS encoding DUF935 family protein has product MQADAQVRASLNVKKLGVLAAQWELVPDNDSQEARDIAEFIRFNFNYMTGSVISLLWKAMDCFAKGFSVLEQIYELREEQPYQGKFVLKAVKAKDPQLFGFDVDEFLNIKKLNLIVPGEVPTEMPRDKFILYSYNSRYESPWGESDLRSAHQHWFAKTALLKFWSVYLEKYGSPTVMGIYKRGLPPESQDELLEVLEKLQRENALVIPEDVQVQLLQSLQNGGQGYLEAVDYHNKEIARAILGQTLATDEGRRVGSLALGTVHLQVLLLQLQSLRRDLAETVVTEQVIRPLVVMNFGEMAYPHFRFVEQKSKWLEDTAAK; this is encoded by the coding sequence CGATGCAAGCTGACGCCCAGGTGCGCGCATCGCTGAATGTCAAGAAATTGGGCGTTCTTGCCGCTCAATGGGAGCTTGTCCCTGATAACGATTCACAAGAAGCGCGTGATATTGCTGAATTCATTCGATTCAACTTCAACTACATGACCGGTTCGGTGATTTCGCTCTTGTGGAAGGCGATGGATTGCTTTGCCAAAGGCTTTTCGGTTTTAGAGCAGATATACGAGCTTCGAGAGGAACAGCCATATCAGGGCAAATTTGTGCTTAAAGCAGTAAAAGCTAAAGACCCTCAGCTATTTGGTTTCGATGTGGATGAGTTTTTGAATATAAAAAAACTTAATCTAATCGTCCCTGGTGAGGTTCCGACCGAAATGCCTCGCGATAAGTTCATCCTCTACTCCTACAACTCACGTTATGAAAGCCCTTGGGGTGAGTCTGATTTACGTTCAGCCCATCAGCACTGGTTTGCTAAAACCGCATTGCTCAAGTTCTGGTCGGTCTACTTAGAGAAATATGGTTCGCCAACCGTAATGGGCATCTACAAGCGTGGACTTCCGCCTGAATCCCAGGATGAACTGTTAGAAGTCCTCGAAAAACTTCAAAGAGAGAATGCCCTTGTTATCCCTGAGGATGTCCAGGTTCAGCTTTTACAGTCTTTGCAAAATGGAGGCCAGGGATACTTAGAGGCAGTGGATTATCACAATAAGGAAATAGCGCGCGCTATCTTAGGCCAGACGCTTGCAACGGATGAAGGGCGAAGAGTTGGCAGCCTTGCGTTAGGAACGGTTCACCTGCAAGTCCTACTTCTGCAATTGCAGTCGTTAAGGCGCGATCTTGCGGAAACAGTCGTTACAGAACAGGTAATACGCCCACTTGTAGTGATGAATTTTGGTGAAATGGCTTACCCACATTTCCGTTTTGTTGAACAGAAGTCGAAATGGCTTGAAGATACGGCGGCGAAATAG
- a CDS encoding ATP-binding protein yields MEQALERRLVGRVVGTERQPNTAFHFYFWASPMEPIGIGTLVTACAEETPDRLASTTWAVVVEALGYNDLNAPLSDFIGMNRQPESYSPTERPEIRLYKAAVLRRVPEDPVQPAPITSVYLAGKDDVLMALNIDRIPEERRIPMGLYKSGELTAPVYVDSDFLLGPEAGHLNVTGTSGLAAKTSLIEFLLASIFAKYHKSVAVICFNVKGPDLLFLDHPPIEPMSEEDSAMYEQIGFERKPFENVIYYAPLKEDGYNPATLRTHEDVTSNLHPLQWGLPDVMKYTEVMLNQDDIDVKADAFLQFVRQRAVDTEVFEFDPAEIAQGCPKSMPVKNFTDLEEWFKTVIGYIEHTNQTRWRSHAQETIRKVYNRLRNLPTRYAGLLTEDENRSDLFDKSFEDRSVYVVDVAQLRAEAQDLVFTRIIAELRDRMEKRELGVDTVIVVVDELNQYAPSSGKETYVGRTVRDIAARGRYLGLVLFGAQQFRSQVDRQVVGNCSTALWGQIEMEELAQPGYGVFDPAVKQKLGTLSPGQMLLKHPYYQQPVFIQFPRPFVMRGRDGVGKFKPASDVPLDRAIWRQLRTLDNKLTPTVVADTVALAGDVNDQATRKQLITALCRTMCTRPSDPLSYFAKQIPKKPGYRTVPVSAIGDPEPYPTLNATDDPDPFE; encoded by the coding sequence ATGGAGCAGGCATTGGAGCGCCGACTGGTTGGGCGCGTCGTTGGTACTGAGCGCCAACCGAATACAGCATTTCACTTCTATTTTTGGGCATCTCCCATGGAGCCAATCGGGATTGGCACGCTTGTTACCGCTTGTGCGGAAGAAACACCCGATCGGTTAGCTTCAACCACTTGGGCGGTAGTGGTGGAGGCTTTGGGTTATAACGACTTGAATGCCCCCCTCTCCGACTTCATCGGAATGAATAGGCAACCGGAAAGTTATTCCCCGACTGAAAGACCGGAAATTAGGCTCTACAAGGCGGCAGTGCTTCGGCGTGTACCGGAAGACCCTGTTCAACCGGCCCCCATCACCAGCGTTTATCTCGCCGGTAAAGACGACGTCCTTATGGCGCTCAATATCGATCGCATTCCCGAAGAGCGCCGAATTCCCATGGGCTTATATAAAAGTGGTGAACTCACCGCTCCTGTTTATGTCGATTCCGACTTTCTATTAGGTCCGGAGGCAGGGCATTTAAATGTTACAGGAACCTCTGGCCTTGCTGCTAAGACAAGTCTTATCGAATTCCTGCTAGCAAGCATCTTCGCCAAGTACCATAAGTCAGTCGCCGTTATCTGTTTCAACGTAAAAGGCCCTGATTTACTCTTTCTCGATCATCCTCCGATAGAGCCTATGAGCGAAGAAGATAGCGCGATGTATGAACAGATTGGTTTTGAAAGAAAGCCTTTCGAAAACGTGATCTACTATGCGCCGTTAAAAGAAGATGGCTATAATCCGGCAACACTTCGAACTCACGAGGATGTCACTTCTAATTTACATCCGCTTCAATGGGGACTGCCGGATGTCATGAAGTATACAGAGGTAATGCTTAATCAAGACGATATCGATGTCAAAGCCGATGCCTTTCTTCAGTTCGTTCGACAAAGAGCAGTTGATACTGAGGTTTTTGAGTTTGACCCTGCGGAGATTGCGCAAGGTTGTCCGAAATCAATGCCCGTTAAGAACTTTACAGATCTCGAAGAGTGGTTCAAAACAGTTATTGGGTATATAGAACACACGAACCAAACTCGCTGGCGTTCTCATGCGCAGGAGACCATCCGCAAGGTCTACAACCGATTGCGTAATCTGCCCACCCGTTATGCCGGATTACTAACCGAAGATGAAAATCGATCTGACTTGTTTGATAAATCTTTTGAAGACCGCTCAGTCTATGTGGTCGACGTAGCGCAGCTTCGGGCGGAGGCTCAGGATTTGGTGTTTACGCGCATTATCGCCGAACTTCGCGACAGGATGGAGAAACGCGAGCTTGGAGTGGATACGGTAATCGTAGTCGTGGATGAATTGAACCAATATGCGCCATCGTCCGGCAAGGAGACCTATGTAGGGCGAACGGTGCGTGATATCGCGGCACGTGGGCGGTATCTTGGATTAGTGCTCTTTGGGGCGCAGCAATTTCGTTCACAGGTTGACCGACAGGTGGTGGGGAACTGTTCGACAGCGCTATGGGGGCAGATTGAGATGGAGGAATTGGCGCAGCCTGGCTATGGGGTGTTTGACCCTGCAGTGAAGCAAAAACTCGGCACCCTCTCACCTGGCCAAATGTTGCTCAAACATCCCTATTATCAACAACCGGTCTTTATTCAGTTCCCACGTCCCTTTGTAATGCGCGGGCGAGATGGAGTTGGTAAGTTCAAACCGGCTTCTGATGTACCTTTAGACAGAGCCATTTGGCGACAATTGCGCACACTGGACAATAAGTTGACTCCTACGGTAGTAGCTGATACAGTTGCGCTTGCCGGAGATGTGAATGATCAAGCAACACGTAAACAATTGATAACAGCTTTATGCAGAACCATGTGTACTAGGCCGAGTGATCCGCTCAGCTATTTTGCGAAGCAAATACCCAAGAAACCTGGTTACAGAACCGTGCCGGTTTCCGCTATTGGTGACCCTGAACCTTATCCGACACTCAACGCCACAGACGATCCTGATCCTTTTGAATAG